The sequence AAAATAAGAGAAAAAATTGGTGAAGATTTTATTAAAACAATAAAAGGAATTGGTTATAAATTTGACCATTAATTAATGAAGAATGCTTCACCAAGCAGAATTGTTTTAGCCGCCTCCGGAATTATTTTATGTATTCTGCTGGTGCTGGAACTGGCATGGTATGTTTTCCCTGCTTTACAGTTCAAAGCATATCAATTGGTAATTATACCACTTATTGCCTTTCTCGCCATATTTATTACATTTTATTTAGCGGTAGAAAAATTTATTTACCGCAAAATAAAACTCATCTACAAAACAATTCACGCTTTAAAATCTACCAAAGAAATTGCCGACGAAAAATGAAAATGTCTTCAGATGTAATTTCTGAAGTAAACAAAGAAGTTATCGAATGGGCAAAGGAAAGAAGCAGTGAAATTGATTTACTCATAAAACAGGCTGATTATCGTAAAGAATTTTTAGGCAATGTAAGTCATGAACTCAAAACACCCATCATGAGCATACAGGGATATCTTGAAACTCTTTCTGATGGCGGAATTGAGGACCCGACAATTAATAGCATCTACATTGAAAAAGCATTAAAAAATGTAGAACGAATGACCATGATTATTGATGATCTGGTAAATATTTCTATGTTGGAAAGTGGCGAGCTGGAATTAAATTACAAACGTTTTGATATAAATGAACTTGTTCAGGAAGTGTATGAATCGCTCGAAATGCAAGCAGCACAATCCAATACAACTTTATCGATAAAAGAAGGATGTGATCATGCTTTTTATGTGTATGCAGATGAAAAATTAATCAGGGAAGTATTAGTAAATCTTATCACCAATGCCATTAAATATGGCAGAGCAAATGGCTTTGTGCACACCGGCTATTACAACATGGGTGATAATATATTAATTGAGGTAGCAGACAATGGATTGGGTATTGGTAAAGAACATCTCAACCGTGTTTTCGAACGTTTTTTCCGCATTGAAAAAAGCCGTTCTCGCGACATGGGTGGCACAGGGTTAGGTCTTGCCATCGTAAAACATATCGTTGAAGCACACCATCAGAATGTAAACGTACGCAGTACAGCAGGTGAGGGTTCTACATTTGGATTTACCTTAAAAAGGGCTAAATAAACTTAATTATTTTTCGAATTTCAGAGAAGCAGAATTCACACAGAAACGGTTTCCTGTTTCGGTTGGGCCATCATCAAAAACATGGCCTAAATGACCACCACAGTTACTGCATAAAATTTCTGTTCTACGCATGCCAAATGCATAATCTTCTTCATATTCAACCGTTCCTTTTTCAATTTCACGGTCAAACGCCGGCCAACCACAACCACTGTCGAATTTAGATTCGGAAGTAAACAACTTTTGGCCGCAACCAGCGCATAAATAATAACCCTTATCGAAAAAGTGGTCATATTCGCCTGTAAATGGGCGTTCTGTGCCTTTTTTGCGTAAAATCCTGTATTGTTCCGCACTGAGTTCTTCCTGCCAATC comes from Bacteroidota bacterium and encodes:
- a CDS encoding sensor histidine kinase, whose translation is MKMSSDVISEVNKEVIEWAKERSSEIDLLIKQADYRKEFLGNVSHELKTPIMSIQGYLETLSDGGIEDPTINSIYIEKALKNVERMTMIIDDLVNISMLESGELELNYKRFDINELVQEVYESLEMQAAQSNTTLSIKEGCDHAFYVYADEKLIREVLVNLITNAIKYGRANGFVHTGYYNMGDNILIEVADNGLGIGKEHLNRVFERFFRIEKSRSRDMGGTGLGLAIVKHIVEAHHQNVNVRSTAGEGSTFGFTLKRAK
- the msrB gene encoding peptide-methionine (R)-S-oxide reductase MsrB, giving the protein MGNAKQYKIVKSDQDWQEELSAEQYRILRKKGTERPFTGEYDHFFDKGYYLCAGCGQKLFTSESKFDSGCGWPAFDREIEKGTVEYEEDYAFGMRRTEILCSNCGGHLGHVFDDGPTETGNRFCVNSASLKFEK